In Ammospiza caudacuta isolate bAmmCau1 chromosome 30, bAmmCau1.pri, whole genome shotgun sequence, one DNA window encodes the following:
- the LOC131569523 gene encoding claw keratin-like, with product MVHSLSPCTDGSPSPCGVAVPQPVADSCNEPCVRQCPDSTVVIYPPPVVVTFPGPILSTFPQQSTVGSVGVPEVGAGAGGSAGTGVGAVVGGGFGAARTPGASQVYGGARWGRGYPVGSCRPCC from the coding sequence ATGGTTCACTCCCTGAGCCCCTGCACCGACggcagcccctctccctgcgGCGTGGCCGTGCCCCAGCCCGTGGCCGACTCCTGCAACGAGCCCTGCGTCCGACAGTGCCCGGACTCCACCGTGGTCATTTACCCTCCTCCTGTGGTGGTCACCTTCCCCGGGCCcatcctcagcaccttcccccaGCAGAGCACCGTGGGCTCCGTGGGAGTGCCCGAAGTCGGAGCTGGCGCCGGGGGCAGCGCCGGAACCGGTGTCGGAGCTGTTGTTGGAGGTGGTTTCGGTGCTGCCCGAACCCCTGGAGCTTCCCAAGTTTATGGTGGGGCCAGGTGGGGCCGGGGGTACCCGGTTGGCAGCTGCAGACCCTGCTGCTAA